The proteins below are encoded in one region of Streptomyces cyanogenus:
- a CDS encoding CBS domain-containing protein, with protein sequence MYGTPRTVSDVMTQTVAAVGPRAPFKEIVQLMQDWQISALPVIEGEGRVVGVVSEADLLPKEELRDDPDVSCLQVRRPVDVAKAGALTAGELMTSPAVTVRASATLAEAARIMARQGIKRLPVVDDAGLLAGIVSRTDLLKIFLRGDAEIAEEVRREIASHLFPPSSSAVQVKVEDGVVTLTGRIHDTALVPTTARLVRSVEGVVDVEFDLAHEGGPQGREG encoded by the coding sequence ATGTACGGCACCCCGCGCACGGTCAGCGATGTCATGACCCAGACGGTCGCCGCCGTCGGCCCACGGGCTCCCTTCAAAGAGATCGTGCAGCTGATGCAGGACTGGCAGATCAGCGCCCTGCCCGTCATCGAGGGCGAGGGCAGGGTGGTCGGCGTCGTCTCGGAGGCCGACCTGCTGCCCAAGGAGGAACTCCGGGACGACCCCGACGTGAGCTGCCTGCAGGTCCGTCGGCCGGTCGACGTGGCGAAGGCCGGTGCCCTCACCGCCGGAGAGCTGATGACGTCCCCCGCCGTCACGGTCCGGGCGAGCGCCACGCTCGCCGAAGCCGCGCGCATCATGGCGCGCCAGGGAATCAAGAGGCTGCCGGTCGTGGACGACGCCGGCCTGCTGGCGGGCATCGTCAGCCGTACCGACCTGCTCAAGATCTTCCTGCGCGGGGACGCGGAGATCGCCGAGGAGGTCCGGCGCGAGATCGCCTCGCACCTCTTCCCTCCGTCGTCGTCGGCCGTGCAGGTGAAGGTGGAGGACGGCGTGGTGACGCTCACCGGCCGGATCCACGACACGGCCCTCGTTCCCACCACCGCGCGCCTGGTCAGGTCCGTCGAAGGGGTCGTGGACGTGGAGTTCGACCTGGCTCACGAGGGCGGTCCGCAGGGGCGGGAGGGCTGA